The genomic stretch TTCAGCGACGATCTTTTCGGTATTTTTCAAATTGAAATAGGAATGGAAGCTAATAATATCGCTCAACTCAAGGCAGACCGAATTCAGCTTTGCCCCCAGAAAAGGTCTGAGGTAATAGAGGCCCGCGGTAAGCGGTTGGCTGGGATTTACATCTCGCGCCCAACCAAAGGCTTGATGTAAAAGCTGCTTTGTGGGCGTTGGCGCTAAAAAGTGTTCGATCAGCTTCCCAACGATCATTGTAAAACGCAACAGGGCTGGAAGTTTGAGAGAGACAAGGAAATTATTTTTTGGCTCGTTGTAGAGATCCCAAATAACGACACGATCATCATTCCCATAAGTACCAACAATATCCCTGACGTAGGTTTCCAACCGCTCCCATTGCGATTGGTCTTTCAGAACTTTCGTTCCCGGCCCTTTGAGCCAGCCAGAATTGTGGATACCTGGTCTAGGCTCTGGTTGCATGCCCAATTTGGGATTATCATGCCAGCAATCATCAAAGAGCACAAAAATCGTCTTGATGCTATGTCCTTCAGACACAGCCAGATATTGGTTGATCCTTTCCTTGAATCCTTCCGGGTTCTGATGCCAGACCAGATCATGCAAGTAGACTCGCATGGCGTTGAAGCCTAAATCCGCTGCCCAACCCAGCTCACGATCGATGGTGTCGAGATCGAAGGTCTCTGGCTGCCACATCTCAAGCTGATTAATCGCCGTGCTGGGAATAAAGTTGCAGCCGCGTAACCAGGGCTGACTTTGATACCAATTCTTTGCTTTTTCTACAGACCACTTTTTTTCAGCCACATATATCTCCTTCTTTCAAGAAATTAAACCTTCAACCAAACTGTCATCTGGGATGCCCCACGATTACCCCATAGGTGATAGGGGATGAGAATCAGCGGTGTTCCTTCAACGGATTTGGCTTCGATCACGGTCGTTCCACCCAGTAAATCAGTAGAAAAACTTTTCTGAAACGTGTCAGCGTCAATCTGGGCGCTGAATATATCAATATCCGGATTGTCGATGTTTTCGAGACAATAGACCAACGGACCCAACGAGAGCGCGGCTTTGCCATCATGCCCTTTGACTTTCGGATGGGCACGGTGCAACTGGATATCCATATTGAACTCGATCTCTATCACATCGCCGGGAGACCACTCACGCTTAAGTTGCCAGAATTGACTTCTGCGTGGGTCATAACCGGAAGCTGTTTGGGTAGTGGTTGTGAGGGTATCCGGCGTTTCGATGGGCATCCCGTTCAATTGAGCAACCAGGCCCAAAGTCCAGGAGGGAACGCGGATGTGCAGGTTGATTTTCTGTTTCTCAGGGGGATCAACTTCAATTCGCACAGACCCACGCCAAGGTAATCCGGTTTCCACTTTGAGTTTCACGTTCTCAAATTGAGCTTCGCTGTTCACGTATTGATGCAGCCAGATATTGTCCCCGTCATGGGAGTATAGGTAGGCTCCCAGACCAGCCCAAGTGCGTGAGATATTCGACGGACAACAGGGAATTTCATACCAAGGCTGGCGGGTCACACCGCCTCGGCAGGTCAGCGGATTATT from Chloroflexota bacterium encodes the following:
- a CDS encoding 1,4-beta-xylanase, producing MYVAEKKWSVEKAKNWYQSQPWLRGCNFIPSTAINQLEMWQPETFDLDTIDRELGWAADLGFNAMRVYLHDLVWHQNPEGFKERINQYLAVSEGHSIKTIFVLFDDCWHDNPKLGMQPEPRPGIHNSGWLKGPGTKVLKDQSQWERLETYVRDIVGTYGNDDRVVIWDLYNEPKNNFLVSLKLPALLRFTMIVGKLIEHFLAPTPTKQLLHQAFGWARDVNPSQPLTAGLYYLRPFLGAKLNSVCLELSDIISFHSYFNLKNTEKIVAELEKNSRPMICTEYLARLEKSTFEAVMPFFKSKKIGAINWGLVAGKTQTIYSWEDYYPNGEEPPLWFHDILRSDGTPYRQEEKVYLQKITRDE